The following proteins come from a genomic window of Corallococcus sp. NCRR:
- a CDS encoding acetamidase/formamidase family protein has translation MIRSLAVLLCCLPAGALAASESWLVTTDLWGNPAYQFLTLERDGKRLSGELDGDALKGERTGNAVHFVVTDSRQKTYVFDGKVSGESLRGTADYPDSNNPKARASHAFTARLLPSRPSGAPRVHDFTPTSWSNEFTAHRAPVLTVWPGDTVRTSTLDSGGMDSKGVTRALFGNPQTGPFFIATANPGDTLAIRIRRLTLNRTFADSLDGIVGRALTPGLAAKATDLGKPVRWKLDPARGVATLENPTERLKAFTVPLRPMLGGLAVAPGFGSAPLSTGDTGRYGGNMDFNEVVEGNTVYLPVAQPGALLYLGDAHAAQGDGETSQYALETSMDVEFTVDVLHGKPPPSTPRVESPTHLMTLGQGGSLDDALRSATQGMTQWLEQDYGLTLSESAQVLGSSVQYVVANLAGRSVGVAAKLDKARLQAL, from the coding sequence ATGATCCGTTCCCTCGCCGTCCTCCTCTGCTGTCTGCCTGCTGGAGCGCTCGCGGCCTCCGAGTCCTGGCTCGTGACGACCGACCTGTGGGGCAACCCCGCCTATCAATTCCTCACGCTGGAGCGCGACGGGAAGCGCCTCTCCGGTGAGCTGGACGGCGATGCGCTGAAGGGAGAACGCACTGGCAATGCCGTCCACTTCGTCGTCACGGACTCACGCCAGAAGACCTACGTCTTCGACGGCAAGGTGAGCGGTGAGTCGCTGCGTGGCACCGCGGACTACCCGGACAGCAACAACCCGAAGGCGCGCGCCTCCCATGCCTTCACGGCCCGGTTGCTTCCCTCGCGCCCCTCGGGCGCTCCTCGTGTGCATGACTTCACGCCCACCTCGTGGTCCAACGAGTTCACCGCGCACCGCGCGCCGGTGCTGACCGTCTGGCCGGGCGACACGGTGCGGACCTCGACGCTCGACTCCGGCGGCATGGACTCGAAGGGCGTCACCCGCGCCCTCTTCGGCAACCCGCAGACGGGGCCCTTCTTCATCGCCACCGCGAACCCGGGCGACACGCTGGCCATCCGCATCCGTCGCCTCACGTTGAACCGCACGTTCGCGGACAGCCTGGATGGCATCGTGGGCCGCGCCCTCACGCCGGGGCTCGCCGCGAAGGCGACGGACCTGGGCAAGCCCGTTCGCTGGAAGCTCGACCCCGCGCGCGGCGTCGCGACCCTGGAGAACCCGACGGAGCGCCTGAAGGCCTTCACCGTGCCGCTGCGGCCCATGCTGGGCGGCCTGGCCGTGGCGCCCGGCTTCGGCTCCGCTCCCCTGTCCACCGGCGACACGGGCCGCTACGGCGGCAACATGGACTTCAACGAGGTCGTGGAGGGCAACACCGTCTACCTTCCCGTGGCGCAGCCCGGAGCGCTCCTGTACCTGGGCGACGCTCACGCCGCGCAGGGCGATGGCGAGACGTCGCAGTACGCCCTGGAGACCTCCATGGACGTCGAGTTCACCGTGGACGTCCTGCACGGCAAGCCGCCGCCCTCCACGCCTCGCGTGGAGTCCCCCACGCACCTGATGACGCTGGGGCAGGGGGGCTCACTGGATGACGCCCTTCGCTCCGCGACGCAGGGCATGACGCAGTGGCTGGAGCAGGACTACGGGCTCACCCTGTCGGAGAGCGCACAGGTGCTGGGCAGCTCCGTGCAGTACGTCGTCGCGAACCTCGCCGGGCGCAGCGTGGGCGTCGCCGCGAAGCTGGACAAGGCGCGGCTCCAGGCCCTCTGA
- a CDS encoding SRPBCC family protein codes for MASKIAIAVLVLVVALGAFIATRPDRFRIERNALVAAPPATVFAQINDLHRFDTWNPFRSEPAPGVTKSFDGPNEGPGASFAYAGGESGDGRMTIMESQPGARVVLKLEFFKPFEATNQATFTLTPENGGTRVSWAMEGENTLMGKAMSLVVNMDTMLGKEFERGLANLDTVARGATPPSSASAQADTAAR; via the coding sequence ATGGCCAGCAAGATCGCAATCGCCGTCCTCGTCCTCGTCGTCGCGCTGGGCGCCTTCATCGCCACCCGTCCGGACCGCTTCCGCATCGAGCGCAACGCGCTCGTGGCCGCGCCCCCGGCCACCGTCTTCGCGCAGATCAACGACCTGCACCGGTTCGACACCTGGAACCCGTTCCGCTCCGAGCCCGCGCCCGGCGTGACCAAGTCCTTCGACGGACCCAACGAAGGGCCGGGCGCCAGCTTCGCCTATGCCGGCGGTGAGTCCGGGGATGGGCGCATGACCATCATGGAGAGCCAGCCCGGCGCGCGCGTCGTCCTCAAGCTGGAGTTCTTCAAGCCGTTCGAAGCCACCAACCAGGCCACCTTCACGCTCACGCCGGAGAACGGCGGCACCCGCGTGAGCTGGGCGATGGAGGGCGAGAACACCCTGATGGGCAAGGCGATGTCGCTCGTCGTGAACATGGACACGATGCTGGGCAAGGAGTTCGAGCGCGGCCTCGCGAACCTGGACACCGTCGCGCGAGGCGCCACCCCGCCTTCCAGCGCGAGCGCCCAGGCCGACACCGCGGCGCGCTGA